A genomic stretch from Lathyrus oleraceus cultivar Zhongwan6 chromosome 2, CAAS_Psat_ZW6_1.0, whole genome shotgun sequence includes:
- the LOC127120521 gene encoding transcription factor bHLH25 isoform X1, which yields MENLNTSSSTSWLSDLMLDEMEMEGCDLFRQNLFDDEDLFSDDIASVLQHQQQQQPLSCESYVSYPLERSNKKLKTKNTLQDISNSHVSSHSSTTNSQILSFENTTTTHFHAFDCTLNTKHNNNNNNNNKGHIIAERKRREKLNKNLIALAALIPGLKKMDKASVLGDAIKYMKELQERLKVLEEQNKNSTVESVLTENEPQLIYESVATDKKPRVIHDSWSDDGSESLSHVDARVLDKDVLMRILCQKQKGVLIKLLDEIQKLHLLVVNSSVLSFGGSTINITIVAKMETGYNLTRNDLVKNLRVAALKSLS from the exons ATGGAAAATTTAAACACATCATCATCAACTAGCTGGTTATCTGATTTG ATGTTGGATGAAATGGAAATGGAGGGTTGTGATTTGTTCCGACAAAATTTGTTTGATGATGAAGATTTATTCTCAGATGACATAGCAAGTGTTcttcaacatcaacaacaacaacaacctttgTCTTGTGAAAGCTATGTTTCTTATCCTTTAGAAAGATCCAACAAGAAGTTGAAAACCAAAAACACTTTGCAAGATATTTCAAATTCCCATGTTTCTTCTCATTCCTCCACCACTAATTCTCAAATTTTGTCTTTTGAGAACACAACCACTACTCACTTTCATGCTTTTGATTGTACCTTAAACAcaaaacataataataataataataataataataaaggTCATATCATAGCAGAGAGAAAGCGAAGAGAGAAACTTAACAAGAACTTAATTGCTTTAGCTGCTCTTATTCCTGGATTAAAGAAG ATGGACAAGGCTTCAGTGCTGGGAGATGCTATAAAGTACATGAAAGAGCTCCAAGAACGTTTGAAGGTATTAGAAGAACAGAATAAGAATAGTACTGTTGAGTCTGTACTGACGGAAAACGAGCCGCAGCTAATTTATGAGTCTGTAGCGACGGACAAAAAACCGCGGGTAATTCATGATTCATGGAGTGATGATGGTTCTGAATCCCTCTCGCATGTGGATGCCAGAGTTTTGGACAAAGATGTTCTCATGAGGATTCTCTGCCAAAAGCAAAAGGGTGTTTTGATCAAATTATTGGACGAGATTCAAAAGCTTCATCTCTTGGTTGTTAATAGCAGTGTCCTATCTTTTGGAGGTTCTACTATCAACATAACCATTGTTGCTAAG ATGGAAACGGGGTACAACTTGACCAGAAATGATCTTGTAAAAAACCTACGGGTTGCTGCATTGAAATCCTTGTCGTAA
- the LOC127120521 gene encoding transcription factor bHLH25 isoform X2: MENLNTSSSTSWLSDLMLDEMEMEGCDLFRQNLFDDEDLFSDDIASVLQHQQQQQPLSCESYVSYPLERSNKKLKTKNTLQDISNSHVSSHSSTTNSQILSFENTTTTHFHAFDCTLNTKHNNNNNNNNKGHIIAERKRREKLNKNLIALAALIPGLKKMDKASVLGDAIKYMKELQERLKVLEEQNKNSTVESVLTENEPQLIYESVATDKKPRVIHDSWSDDGSESLSHVDARVLDKDVLMRILCQKQKGVLIKLLDEIQKLHLLVVNSSVLSFGGSTINITIVAKST, from the exons ATGGAAAATTTAAACACATCATCATCAACTAGCTGGTTATCTGATTTG ATGTTGGATGAAATGGAAATGGAGGGTTGTGATTTGTTCCGACAAAATTTGTTTGATGATGAAGATTTATTCTCAGATGACATAGCAAGTGTTcttcaacatcaacaacaacaacaacctttgTCTTGTGAAAGCTATGTTTCTTATCCTTTAGAAAGATCCAACAAGAAGTTGAAAACCAAAAACACTTTGCAAGATATTTCAAATTCCCATGTTTCTTCTCATTCCTCCACCACTAATTCTCAAATTTTGTCTTTTGAGAACACAACCACTACTCACTTTCATGCTTTTGATTGTACCTTAAACAcaaaacataataataataataataataataataaaggTCATATCATAGCAGAGAGAAAGCGAAGAGAGAAACTTAACAAGAACTTAATTGCTTTAGCTGCTCTTATTCCTGGATTAAAGAAG ATGGACAAGGCTTCAGTGCTGGGAGATGCTATAAAGTACATGAAAGAGCTCCAAGAACGTTTGAAGGTATTAGAAGAACAGAATAAGAATAGTACTGTTGAGTCTGTACTGACGGAAAACGAGCCGCAGCTAATTTATGAGTCTGTAGCGACGGACAAAAAACCGCGGGTAATTCATGATTCATGGAGTGATGATGGTTCTGAATCCCTCTCGCATGTGGATGCCAGAGTTTTGGACAAAGATGTTCTCATGAGGATTCTCTGCCAAAAGCAAAAGGGTGTTTTGATCAAATTATTGGACGAGATTCAAAAGCTTCATCTCTTGGTTGTTAATAGCAGTGTCCTATCTTTTGGAGGTTCTACTATCAACATAACCATTGTTGCTAAG TCCACATGA